Proteins found in one Lysinibacillus fusiformis genomic segment:
- a CDS encoding ABC transporter permease, with protein MGKQSESVWTRIFQANWFVYVLISPLFLVLFAYVIYPFYQTFIQSFAGDEAFFHYKKFFDIASPANLEGLWTSIYISFVSVICCALVGVTMAFLLERYNFPGRRILSVLVLVPMALPPLVGVLSFSFLYGDSGIFPRILQHLFGLDHVPFALKGIWGVIVVHTFTMYTYFYLTASAAIKGLDPALEEAATSLGAGRIRVWTKVILPMLTPSIVASSLLVFMISMASYTAPLMFGVERTMTMQIYLSRTNGNLEMAATQSMILSFVSITFLIIMRWYQNRRNYQNLSKGISVHRSEVSSKKVKIIATIASFVGTLILILPILVLILISFSVDGAWKTQILPTDYTIDHYIALFTDERTWRPIWNSIQMGVIATLGNIIFGVAAAYAMVRLNFKGKTLLDILIMVPWALPGTVVAVNLIAAFSTESIFSFNQVLIGTFWILPLAYFIRHLPLVFRSTSASLVQLDQSIEEASRGLGANWWYTFRRIVVPLTFTGILAGTLLALVQSFGEFVASILIYSTSTIPLSVAIFQKLYAFKFGTACAYGVLQICLILVVLIISEKLSKGSAGTAI; from the coding sequence TTAGTGTTGTTCGCCTATGTGATTTACCCCTTCTATCAAACTTTCATCCAAAGCTTTGCAGGGGATGAAGCATTCTTTCACTATAAGAAATTTTTTGATATAGCTAGTCCAGCAAATTTAGAGGGTTTGTGGACCAGTATTTATATTTCATTTGTCAGTGTTATTTGCTGTGCTCTTGTTGGGGTAACGATGGCCTTTTTACTAGAACGCTATAATTTCCCTGGGAGACGGATATTGTCCGTTTTAGTTTTGGTTCCAATGGCACTTCCTCCTTTAGTGGGTGTGCTTTCCTTTTCATTTTTATATGGGGATAGCGGGATTTTCCCACGAATTTTGCAGCATCTATTTGGGTTAGATCATGTGCCTTTTGCCTTGAAGGGAATATGGGGAGTCATCGTCGTCCATACATTCACAATGTATACGTACTTCTATTTAACAGCCTCTGCTGCTATTAAGGGGCTTGATCCAGCTCTTGAAGAGGCTGCTACTAGTCTGGGTGCAGGACGTATTCGCGTATGGACAAAGGTTATTTTACCAATGCTCACACCTTCTATTGTTGCCTCATCCTTATTGGTGTTTATGATTTCTATGGCTTCTTATACTGCACCTTTAATGTTTGGTGTGGAGCGCACTATGACAATGCAAATTTATTTATCACGTACAAATGGGAATCTTGAGATGGCTGCAACACAGTCGATGATATTATCCTTTGTGTCTATCACTTTTTTAATCATCATGCGTTGGTATCAAAATCGCCGAAATTATCAAAATCTCAGTAAGGGAATTAGTGTTCACCGTTCAGAGGTATCCTCAAAAAAGGTGAAAATTATAGCAACAATTGCCTCTTTTGTTGGCACATTAATATTGATATTGCCTATTTTAGTGCTGATATTGATATCCTTTTCTGTGGATGGAGCTTGGAAAACCCAAATTCTCCCGACCGACTATACAATCGATCATTATATTGCCCTTTTTACCGATGAGCGCACCTGGCGACCCATTTGGAACTCCATTCAAATGGGTGTCATTGCAACACTGGGCAATATCATCTTTGGTGTCGCGGCCGCTTATGCTATGGTGCGCTTAAATTTTAAAGGGAAAACCTTGCTCGATATTTTGATAATGGTACCTTGGGCTTTGCCAGGAACAGTTGTAGCTGTTAATTTAATTGCTGCCTTTAGTACAGAAAGCATCTTTAGTTTTAATCAAGTATTGATCGGTACATTTTGGATTTTGCCATTAGCCTACTTTATTCGACATTTACCACTTGTTTTTCGATCAACATCCGCCTCTCTTGTACAGCTAGATCAATCGATTGAAGAGGCATCACGTGGCTTAGGGGCCAACTGGTGGTATACATTTAGACGTATTGTCGTGCCTTTAACATTCACCGGGATTTTAGCAGGGACACTCTTAGCCCTCGTGCAAAGCTTTGGTGAATTTGTTGCATCCATTCTAATTTACAGTACATCCACTATTCCATTGTCTGTAGCGATATTCCAAAAATTATATGCATTTAAATTTGGGACCGCCTGTGCTTATGGTGTCTTACAAATTTGTTTAATTTTAGTTGTCCTTATTATTTCTGAAAAACTATCAAAAGGCAGTGCTGGTACAGCCATCTAA